The following proteins are co-located in the Pomacea canaliculata isolate SZHN2017 linkage group LG8, ASM307304v1, whole genome shotgun sequence genome:
- the LOC112570165 gene encoding apoptosis-resistant E3 ubiquitin protein ligase 1-like isoform X2 — MIMLLGTRTMECMERSAELYYTLRPTSKSSIFKLFTGRYPAPQFCEVYWDWAEPQAVGRAMTFSIRFFQKNGTPYPISTADNVLVEILHQNAKVATTIDLGSEEPCNANVARVSFTVHKSGEYSISVMIDGHHIKGSPFKKTFEPGPIDASKTGFMNYSSTVVCAAGTSHPLTIETRDSFNNLAAYRTDQKYFFKIRVEEAGTNIRYTPTTQIIYNVQEKKLTMYIQMEKEGCFQATVSYGDVRLKNGDFSILVLNSEELTKVKKNVVKRRHNLYYEVRLLACNNETLEKPKKVFLYISPKQITLKEFYLKIYPKKLFTFRVCPSTKFYFNGFNRHVGAPSFTIDDGAQPPLMLASKDRNTIAATFSCFLLQSIGGSETFHDKQAFFNQEVRDLHSKRAHTPLPLKVDRSKLLHHSYKLTKHFDLGDWCRLLEVSFVGEEGLDWGGLRREWFELLCTELFDPSRSGLFMRFSNSPQALVHPNPKRPQELQLKMYEFAGKIVGKCLYESSLGRPYRELVKARFSRSFLAQLIGLRVNYKYFETDNPELYKTKIKFIEDNDIENMEDMELMFSEEEYNERGQLVRTVDLVPGGSNIRVTNKNKLQYLDQLAQYHLATCVKDEVENFLKGLNELIPDNLLSIFDENELELLMCGMGTYSLADFKIHHTVTDPSPTFNKVLDWFWTVVAGFTEEQMARLLQFTTGSSQLPPGGFGELNPKVQLSPYHRHNALPIAHTCFNQLCLPNCDNIEQFHKNLLTAINEGNQGFGMV, encoded by the exons ATGATCATGCTGCTTGGGACTCGAACCATGGAATGCATGGAACGGTCCGCGGAGCTCTACTACACACTCCGCCCCACGTCAAAGTCCTCCATCTTCAAACTCTTCACTGGTCGTTACCCTGCGCCACAGTTCTGCGAAGTGTACTGGGACTGGGCAGAGCCCCAGGCAGTGGGAAGAGCCATGACCTTTAGCATACGG TTTTTCCAGAAGAACGGCACACCCTACCCGATTTCAACGGCAGACAATGTGCTGGTGGAGATCCTGCACCAGAATGCCAAGGTTGCCACAACAATTGACCTGGGCAGCGAGGAGCCATGCAATGCTAATGTGGCCCGAGTGTCCTTCACTGTCCACAAGTCCGGCGAGTACAGCATTTCCGTCATGATCGATGGACACCACATCAAGGGCAGTCCCTTCAAGAAGACCTTTGAACCAG GTCCCATCGATGCCAGCAAGACTGGCTTCATGAACTACAGTTCCACGGTGGTGTGTGCAGCAGGGACCTCCCATCCTCTCACTATAGAGACAAGGGACTCCTTCAACAACCTGGCAGCTTACCGCACTgaccagaaatattttttcaaaatcagaGTGGAAGAG GCAGGAACTAACATACGCTACACACCCACcacacaaataatttataatgtCCAGGAGAAAAAGCTAACAATGTACATACAGATGGAAAAAGAAGGTTGTTTTCAAGCTACAGTGTCTTACGGAGACGTCAGACTTAAAAATGGAGACTTCAGTATTCTTGTGCTGAACA GCGAGGAGCTGACTAAGGTGAAAAAGAATGTCGTGAAGCGACGGCATAATCTGTATTATGAGGTGCGGCTTCTGGCCTGCAATAACGAAACTCTCGAGAAGCCCAAGAAAGTCTTCCTGTACATTTCACCCAAG caAATTACcctgaaagaattttatttaaaaatctacCCAAAGAAGTTGTTCACTTTTAGAGTCTGCCCTTCTACAAAG TTTTACTTCAATGGCTTCAACAGACACGTGGGGGCTCCCAGTTTTACTATAGACGATGGAGCTCAGCCACCTCTTATGCTAGCCTCTAAAGACCGGAACACAATAGCTGCTACCTTTTCCTGCTTCCTGCTGCAGAGCATtg GTGGCTCAGAAACATTCCATGACAAGCAGGCATTCTTTAACCAAGAAGTACGGGACCTGCACTCTAAGAGGGCACATACTCCTCTTCCTCTCAAGGTTGACCGCTCAAAGCTTTTGCACCAT TCCTACAAGCTGACAAAGCACTTTGATTTGGGGGactggtgtcgtctgctggaggTGTCATTTGTAGGGGAGGAAGGTCTTGACTGGGGAGGTCTACGACGTGAGTGGTTTGAGCTGCTTTGCACGGAGTTGTTTGACCCTTCCCGCTCTGGTCTCTTCATGCGCTTTTCCAATTCCCCCCAAGCTTTG GTTCACCCAAATCCAAAGCGACCACAAGAGCTTCAGCTGAAAATGTATGAATTTGCTGGCAAGATAGTAGGAAAATGTCTGTATGAATCATCTCTAGGACGGCCTTACAGAGAACTTGTCAAAGCCAGGTTCTCTCGTTCATTCTTGGCCCAGCTGATAGGGCTGAGAGTTAACTACAAG TACTTTGAGACAGACAACCCAGaactgtacaaaacaaaaatcaagttcATTGAAGACAATGACATCGAAAACATGGAGGACATGGAACTGATGTTTTCAGAGGAGGAGTACAATGAGAGGGGACAGCTTGTCAGA ACTGTAGACTTGGTGCCGGGTGGTAGCAACATTAGAGTAACTAACAAGAACAAGCTGCAGTATCTGGATCAGCTGGCCCAGTATCATCTGGCCACCTGTGTCAAAGATGAAGTGGAGAACTTTCTCAAAGGCCTAAATGAACTAATACCTGACAATCTGCTCAGCATCTTTGATGAAAATGAACTTGAG TTGCTGATGTGTGGTATGGGCACCTACAGTCTGGCTGACTTTAAAATCCACCACACAGTTACAGATCCATCTCCAACATTCAACAAA gtacTGGATTGGTTCTGGACTGTAGTGGCAGGATTTACTGAAGAGCAGATGGCACGGCTACTTCAGTTTACGACAGGATCTTCCCAGTTGCCTCCTGGCGGCTTTGGGGAGTTGAACCCAAAAGTGCAACTTAGTCCATACCACCGCCATAATGCTTTGCCCATTGCACATACCTG TTTTAACC